The Silene latifolia isolate original U9 population chromosome Y, ASM4854445v1, whole genome shotgun sequence sequence CAGATGAAACAAAACCCTACAGAGTTTCCTAAATAGGTCagcaagaaaaaaagaaagataaAATCACAATTGCCCAGCTAACCGTAAGCCGAAAATCCAAATAATTTAGAGATCAAGACTTTGTAATTCTATTATGCATTTCTCTTTGATATTAGTAGAATGATGCATGTAATCCAGAAGAAAAACTTCCCATGCGAATGTTTCCCATCTAACGAACTTCCTGAGAGCCTGAGACACATCAACATAGTTATAACATAAGGCATTAATAGACAGCCATGGAGCCCTCCCTTCCCCTCTATCCTCCCACCCTCATTTGCCTCCTAAAATGGTATGAAAACACACCCTTATCAACAAGTTCTGCAAACACCAAATCAGCATAACAATTTAAAGAGAGATAGTGGTCCAAACTTGTTCCAAATCATTCACCTATCACAATTTTAAACTAGTCTTTAAGCCAATACAAGATGAAGGTCTACCGAGCTTCCTAATCCGTCATACCATCCATGTGTACACATGTCTTAAGTCAAGCATTCAAGCTACTAGGATATGTTATTATGTTCTACATCTAACTTCTCCTATTTAGATCGAGTAAGTACCACTTATCTAGACCAGCATCCCTCATGTTCTTGAAAATAAGCATGTCAAACAAGCATTGATAAGTAAAGAGTGGTCCACCTGATGCAATTTATTATTTCATCAATTTCCAAAAAGTTATACATACGGTTAAGCGATCATTATATGTAATAGAAAATTCCTACATTTTGCTTAAAATTTGCACGCCACGTTATGCTTCTGTTCTCAGCTAAACAGCTGTAGCATACTCATCATCTAAGAAATGCACAGTTCCAAACTTAAACCCCTCACTTCAGAAGAATaggacacaaaaaaaaaaaaacgaaaaaaacacaGAGTAAAATTAAAGACAAGATAACACATTGAGATGACAACCACGGGGGAACAATAACTAGGAAATGTGCTGCATACATGGACACAGAAAAAAGGAGAGAGCTTACCTTATTGAACTCTGAAATTACACCAACAGAAACCCAACCATTTTCATCCATTTTCTGACGCAAAAAAGTGTCTCTGACTAGATTTTCATTACTGTCATCAAGAAAATAGAAATGCTATGATGCTCAAAATCACAATGTCAACACAATCAACAGACCATCCCTCGTGACAAAAGATCATAAACAAGTACCTGAAGTAATAATCAATTTGCTTCATTATGTCAGTATACAACTCAAGATCTGGTGCAGGGAAATACATCTGAGGCATAGGTGCAACTAACTGCAAGCCAGGGGGTATATAGAAAAAAGGCAAATCTGAACATATAATTCCGTCAGCAACGTCAGGTAACAATGAAAGCACTTAAACAAGCAAGTAAAATCTACCTACCAGGCCCCATCATGGGATTTATCAAAGGCTGCATAGTTGGAGGATGAATAAAGGGAGTAGCAACAGGCGGGGGTCTCACAAAACCCCTTGAAACAACTGCTGGCTGCAAAGAAGCATCTCTCCCATTAAAACTTTTTTGATGGTTCCAGTCATGATTACCACGTTCCTGATTACTCCGTCTGCCCCCATAATTCTGATGTGATCCATCTCCACGTGATTGGGGCCCTCCATTCCCTTTCCTAAAAGAGTTGCGGTGATGTGGATTCTCCCCACTAGCATTTTTCTGACCTGACTCTTTATGACTATGAGCTTGCACATTGTCTATACCAGACTTTTCAAGATTACCGCCAGAATTAGGCTTAGGAGAACCTTGACTATAATGATAATGAGAACCGTCACCGGCCGATTGTGGAGGCTGATGAGAGAACCCTCCATTAGATTGTGAATTACCTTCACCCTCACGCTTCGCTGACTTTTGCCTCGCAAGCTGCCCATGGTTGGAGGTTAAATGGTGTTTTGGGTAGCTAGTAGTCGGCTTTTGTGTAGGTAATGTTGGTGATCGCACTGATGATGCTACTGTTGCAGTTGATGACGAATCAATTTCAGTTACCTATAGCACCAAAACAAAAACCACAGCAGTCACAAATATCAAAACTATACATTACACATAAAACAATCCGAAAAGCAACAATGTCAGCTGTTCACACATAAAACAACTTCAACCGCAACAAGAGCGGATCATAAACGTTGAGCACAAGAGATGTACACACTTGCAACAACATCATCATCCACTTCGGTGAAGTTACACAGACAACTAACAACTAATGATGCAAAGTTTTGTCTTTTCATCCTAAACTGAATGGGCAGCAATACTGAAATTTATACGGAGTAAAGTCTTTTGGAAAAAAGAAATATCAACTAAATTTGTTTACTACTTTTTCAGAGGTATTTCAgttaaacgtaaacaaatgatcacTGATTGGGACGGGGTATTAAACTCTTTACACAAATGTAAAGACAATAAAAATCTTACTCCGATTAAAGAGTTATTATCTATTATCTATTCAGATTTTCTGTGAGGGGGATTTCGAACAAAAATAACTATTGAttgggagggagtattaaaatGCAAATAAATTAAACGAAAACGAGTAAGAAAACATAACAAATACGATTATAAATCGAATTAAATTAGCGATGGCGAACCTCGAGAGAAAGAGGGGATCCAACATTGGGAGAAGAAAACGTCTTTGAAGAAGACTTATTAGTACACTCCATAAGTGACGGCCAAAAGTCCGCCCCAATTAACGCCGCACCACCACCACTTTCACCCTGTCCAACATCCGTCGAAGGCGGTTTCGACATCGTCATCGGCTTCTTATTCCACGCCGGCTTCTTACTCGATGCCGCCGCCACATTGCCCTCCCCTCCCTCCACCGGACTCTCTCCCGCTCCTACAACAACATTCGCCGACGACGACGTCGTCGGAACGATCTGAGTCCACGGCGGCGATACCGTATTTGCCGCCGCCTcggtgttggttgcggtggtgggaGGAGGGTTGGTGTCAGAAGAAGCTGCCATTAAAGGGAGGTTAAATTAGATTTAAAAACTAGGGTTTGCGAGAGGAAGGTGGATCAGTCGCGCGTCACTCGTCCGGGTGAACGAGTTAACTCAGCCGCCGAAATTTTCTGAATAAAAACAAAAGGATGAATAATTAAGGTAAAAAAATTGGGGATTAATTTCTGAAATGTGAGGGATTAATGATCGTAAATTAGGTAATTATTAAGGGGAGATTAAATGGAGATTCATATGAAGATGATCGATCAGAGTAATATTGTCTggagaagaagaaatagaaacaGAAAGAGAGAATAAATTTCGCGAAAGAAATGGGAAGTTGTGAAATACCGAAATTAGGTATTTAAATGGGAGGGTAATTTTGTTAAGTCACTTGGAGTTGGAATTGGAAAACTAGTCTCCGAGATGTTGTTGCAACTTGCAATGTATATAAGTTGGTAGTGCCTCCGAATGTGTGTGCCCATTTCCCTATTATATAAGTcttgtattttaatgaaatggggCAAACAATTTAATTTAGAGGGAGTAATTACTAAGAGCATCCACAAAGGTGGAAACTTACCTCCCCAAATGCCTTCTCTCTCATCAAATGGGAAACCTCACAATTGCACATACCTCCCCATAATATGAGGTTCCACTGTTTTTAGGGGAGGTCCCCaaagaaaaagtaagggtaattTGTATACTTTTGGGAAGGTTTCCAAATTATAGGTGTAAATTAATATTTTTGGGGAGCCCCATTGTTGCATATATGTAGATATAAATTGGGGAGGGTAGatggaaaagttagtggaaaatgcgGTGGACAAATAAGAGAAAGAGAGATAAAATATGGGGcacctcacctttgcggatgctctaagtaTTACCTCCTCTACTCAGCCTCACTCTGccaattttatttttgtaaacTATTCACAAGTGagtattcaatttcaattttctctcgatagataagtgaaaatatattcgtGTGGGATCTtttttgattcgtctttacgagtacattaaaaatatctaacttttataatttttgcaaatacgtagttaACGATATTTAGCGTGTAAAATACGCGTTGACAAACGTAAAAAAGGAAAGTGGTATAGTGGAGcacaattctcatttgtgacgaacGCTATCCGTTACAAGTGAGAGACGGAGCGAATAGTGCTATATCCGTAGGAAATGGGGCGGGTAAAGTGCAAGTGGGTTGAATTGTTTAATGATTATTTTTTATAGGCTTATTGTTTATTATATATAGGGTCCATTGAGAGGGGGCATTAGGGTCAGTTGCATTTATTGTTCTTTGCATGTGAATTACCACCATATCACAACTCTTTCTCACGTCAAACTTCAATCTACTACTCCCTCCActttttaatatatgacgttttgcctTTTCGAGacgagcctttgactttaatatttacaacaaaatatttggtaaaaaattataaaaattataccattagATTATttatgaaaaactctttcatatgagtatacatatcactatatttaagcatataatttgagagatattgaagagagaagtatGTGTCTCGAAATATGAGAAAGTCATATAAAGAAAAATAGAAGGAGTATTATCTAACGCTACACCCATGCTTCTCACAATTTCAAATATTTTTCCTACATGTTAACATGGTTACATTGTGACATATTGTCATATGTCACCACTTTCCTGCAGAAATGTTCCCACTCTAGGACTATCAGATTGGTCACATTTGTGAATAAGATGGTAACACTTTGACCCATACTCATATGTCACAGTAATAAGGAAACAATGTGATCATTATAAGATGTTTTATGTGTCCCAGATTTCTTACCATATTGTTTTATGTCCCCATGTACATACATAAATGTTCTCATTCTAAAACCGTTAGATTGGTCATATTTGTTTATAAAGATGGTAACATTTTGACTCATACTCATATGTCACAATGATTTGTTACCGCGTGATATATTGGCAGCTACGGATCACTTGATTGGAATGAAATTTGGAATGGGTACACTTGATGATATGAATCATTTGAAAAATAAAGGTATTCACTCTGTAGCAGATCTCTTACAAGATCAATTCGGATTGGCTCTGGTTCGTTTAGAAAATGTGGTTCGAGGAACTATATGTGGAGCAATTCGACATAAATTAATACCGACTCCTCAGAATTTGGTAACTTCAACTCCATTAACAACGACTTATGAATCTTTTTTTGGATTACACCCATTATCTCAAGTTTTGGATCGAACTAATCCATTGACACAAATAGTTCATGGGCGAAAATTGAGTTATTTGGGCCCCGGGGGATTGACAGGGCGAACGGCTAGTTTTCGGATACGCGATATTCACCCTAGTCACTACGGGCGTATTTGCCCAATTGACACATCTGAAGGAATTAAAcagagtccatttttgaaataatggtcaaaaataaaatatttgtcgttttgagtcggttttgaaattatttgtcaaaatggtgtccacgtaggctcgggatttctagacctgaaacacgccactactaatggcgtgttttgtgaaagaaacacgccattagtagtggcgtgtctttacaacaatttttttcctcaactgactgaactttaaaaaaaaaaaaattacataagacacggcattaggggtggcgtgtttcccctccgaaacccgccattcccaatggcatgtttgttttagtccattttttaatgaaatttctttccgtactcattataaacacgccattggtaccggcgtgttttaggtccagaaatcccgagcctacgtggacaccattttcacaaatattttcaaaaccgacccaaaacgacaaatattttatttttgaccattatttcaaaaatggattctaGTAAACAATGTCATCTTTATAAGATGACTGTTTTATGTGACCTACCAAAATTCTGACCACATTACCTTATGCCACCATGTTCATGCATAAATGTTCCCACCTGAGCTCATAAATGTTCCCATTCTAAAACTAGTATGGTGGTCACATTTAAGTAAAGGAAAATGAGTTAGCGTCACCGGGTGACGCCCAATCTTaacgccaccctctcacatgcaatAAATGGGGACCCACAAAATAATGGATACATCCCATAAAATAAGTGGGGACCCCAATAATAAAGggtgcatgtgagagggtggcaccGAAATTGGGCGCCACCCGCTGGCGCCGTATCATTATCCGTAAGTAAAAGATAGTAACATTTTATTTATCACAcgcatacttcctccattcaccACTCTACCACTTTTTTTTATACACTATTCACAAATGAGCATTCAATtgcaattttctctcaatacaagtgaaaatatatccatgtgggatcttgtttgattcgtctttacgagtatattaaaaatatgtaacttttataatttttgcaaatacgtagttaacgatatttaccgcgtaaaatacACGTTGACCCACTAGTATCCATATCTAACTTTTACAAAACATAgctccttttttttcatttctatCGTCCTTTGCATAGGGAGTTCCCCTATTTCTTATTTTTTTAATCTCTATTGTCAAATCTTgtctataatatatt is a genomic window containing:
- the LOC141634194 gene encoding la-related protein 1C-like is translated as MAASSDTNPPPTTATNTEAAANTVSPPWTQIVPTTSSSANVVVGAGESPVEGGEGNVAAASSKKPAWNKKPMTMSKPPSTDVGQGESGGGAALIGADFWPSLMECTNKSSSKTFSSPNVGSPLSLEVTEIDSSSTATVASSVRSPTLPTQKPTTSYPKHHLTSNHGQLARQKSAKREGEGNSQSNGGFSHQPPQSAGDGSHYHYSQGSPKPNSGGNLEKSGIDNVQAHSHKESGQKNASGENPHHRNSFRKGNGGPQSRGDGSHQNYGGRRSNQERGNHDWNHQKSFNGRDASLQPAVVSRGFVRPPPVATPFIHPPTMQPLINPMMGPDLPFFYIPPGLQLVAPMPQMYFPAPDLELYTDIMKQIDYYFSNENLVRDTFLRQKMDENGWVSVGVISEFNKVKSLTNDTFQILEAVRHSMVVEVQGDKIRRRGDWMRWVMPPFVQFPMSDAQSPKGSPVSPLTDRIQSISVDEKTNDPSIIKAAVGGSSSAPQTGVDKASPGGC